The proteins below are encoded in one region of Thermovirga sp.:
- the csm3 gene encoding type III-A CRISPR-associated RAMP protein Csm3, protein MGSRKPIIGKAVITGEIICRTGLHIGGSDTELSIGGMDNPVIRDPLSRQPYVPGSSLKGKLRSLLERSLDKEFNKKGGFEIWRHECNDPACPVCRLFGASTEGRGGRNIPSRLQVRDAFLTEESLKRLSELDEGLPYTEWKSENSLDRVTCAAMPRPIERVPASSAFSFEIVYTVEDADQVKEDLDNLQALFGLLEDDSLGGGGSRGSGKVSLKIASVMLKPIETYISGEEPVAIDLNGQTLGTVLAGKLIPS, encoded by the coding sequence ATGGGAAGCAGGAAACCGATAATCGGGAAAGCTGTCATAACCGGTGAGATCATTTGCAGGACGGGGCTCCATATCGGCGGTTCCGATACGGAGCTCTCCATCGGAGGGATGGATAATCCCGTCATAAGGGACCCCCTTTCCAGGCAGCCCTACGTACCCGGCAGTTCCCTTAAGGGAAAGCTGAGGTCCTTGCTCGAAAGGTCCCTGGACAAGGAATTCAACAAAAAGGGCGGCTTTGAAATATGGAGGCACGAATGCAACGACCCCGCCTGTCCCGTGTGCCGCCTTTTCGGGGCTAGTACTGAGGGCAGGGGGGGGCGCAACATACCCTCCAGGCTGCAGGTGAGGGATGCGTTCCTTACTGAAGAAAGCCTCAAGAGGCTGTCAGAACTGGATGAAGGGCTTCCCTACACCGAGTGGAAGTCCGAGAACAGTCTCGACCGGGTCACTTGCGCTGCCATGCCGAGGCCTATTGAGAGAGTACCCGCCAGTTCCGCTTTTTCCTTCGAGATCGTATACACCGTTGAGGATGCCGACCAGGTTAAGGAAGATCTGGACAACCTGCAGGCCCTGTTCGGACTGTTGGAGGACGACTCCCTCGGGGGTGGGGGCAGCAGGGGGAGCGGGAAGGTCTCTTTGAAAATAGCTTCGGTGATGTTAAAGCCCATAGAGACTTACATCTCCGGTGAAGAGCCTGTCGCTATCGATCTCAACGGGCAGACCCTTGGGACAGTCCTTGCCGGGAAGTTGATACCGTCATGA
- the csm2 gene encoding type III-A CRISPR-associated protein Csm2: MSQPTPAQAAGTSIQGYIQRIKSLPSLQELTAEKLVEMTRSLGKRFAEKKVPASQIYKFHEHIIRLATNVSAGRVEPSEAKILSYHLSYAAARITNVDQRNAMKELASFFDAALEKTGTAGDIVRLRQISEAVVAYHKFFGGRN, from the coding sequence ATGTCGCAACCTACACCAGCTCAGGCAGCGGGAACAAGTATCCAGGGGTACATACAGCGGATCAAGAGCCTTCCATCCTTGCAGGAACTCACGGCGGAAAAGCTCGTTGAGATGACACGATCCCTGGGGAAACGATTCGCTGAAAAGAAAGTACCCGCTTCGCAGATTTACAAGTTCCACGAGCATATCATCAGGCTTGCCACGAACGTTTCAGCCGGCAGGGTGGAGCCGTCGGAGGCGAAGATCCTCAGTTACCACCTATCTTATGCTGCCGCAAGGATCACCAACGTTGATCAGCGTAACGCGATGAAAGAGCTTGCCTCCTTCTTCGATGCCGCCCTGGAGAAGACCGGTACGGCCGGGGACATCGTCAGGCTCCGGCAAATATCCGAGGCGGTCGTCGCCTATCACAAATTCTTTGGCGGGCGGAATTAG
- the cas10 gene encoding type III-A CRISPR-associated protein Cas10/Csm1 produces the protein MGQPWESYSWAARYHNTDPRAGIRLEDLKDRSKSLAAAIIAHSDSLSASEREEVTGQWDPDVPLWNIFDRVSIDGQPEKTSPRTFFPIAPLDDTGMILPEPATNRSMEFNYSAIEDGLSGTLALGEGRAIGPNWLDRVLERYLAFVPSETAVGEGRYPDISLYDHLRTTAMIGLCLAGVVFEKHADLTGQKDPMAAFEEVQKRLRPDKAAPFLMVEADIRGIQRYIYDIGSKKALRGLRSRSFYIEAMQEKLIFELLSILGFPRSQLLFVGGGHWIMVLPNTASVIEKVEGFRDEVNRRLLKEEGGRLSISMAWNAFSWRTLAEKRVDQAFREMGEKLSMERSRPFKGVLGETLGSLNDHHLHGSCTVCGKRTDALKPLDREDADLFCRHCIELVDAGKALGSSESRYLYMA, from the coding sequence CTGGGGCAGCCTTGGGAAAGCTATTCATGGGCGGCAAGGTATCACAACACAGACCCAAGAGCGGGCATCAGGCTCGAGGACCTGAAAGATCGTTCAAAATCCCTTGCCGCGGCCATTATCGCCCATTCCGACAGCCTTTCGGCCTCAGAAAGGGAAGAAGTGACCGGACAATGGGATCCCGACGTCCCGCTTTGGAACATTTTTGATCGTGTAAGTATCGATGGGCAACCGGAAAAAACTTCGCCGCGGACCTTTTTTCCGATAGCGCCATTGGATGACACCGGCATGATCCTGCCCGAACCCGCCACTAACAGGTCGATGGAATTCAATTATTCAGCGATCGAAGACGGCCTGAGTGGCACTCTGGCATTGGGAGAGGGTCGAGCGATCGGTCCCAACTGGCTTGACAGGGTCCTGGAAAGATATCTGGCTTTTGTGCCCAGCGAAACGGCCGTGGGAGAAGGCCGTTATCCCGACATATCCCTTTACGATCATCTCAGGACAACCGCCATGATAGGTCTCTGCCTCGCCGGGGTTGTCTTCGAAAAACACGCTGATCTGACCGGACAAAAGGACCCGATGGCGGCCTTCGAAGAGGTCCAGAAAAGGCTGAGGCCCGACAAAGCTGCTCCTTTCCTGATGGTGGAGGCCGATATAAGGGGGATCCAGCGCTATATTTACGACATAGGAAGCAAGAAGGCCCTGCGCGGGCTACGATCAAGGTCCTTCTATATCGAAGCCATGCAAGAAAAGCTCATCTTCGAGCTTCTATCGATCCTCGGGTTCCCTCGAAGCCAGCTTCTCTTCGTCGGCGGCGGGCACTGGATCATGGTTCTCCCCAACACGGCCTCGGTCATTGAAAAGGTCGAAGGGTTCAGGGACGAGGTCAACAGGCGCCTTCTCAAAGAAGAAGGCGGGCGCTTGTCCATATCCATGGCCTGGAACGCCTTTTCCTGGAGGACCCTTGCTGAAAAAAGGGTTGACCAGGCTTTCCGGGAAATGGGTGAAAAACTCTCGATGGAACGTTCGCGCCCATTCAAAGGTGTCCTTGGGGAGACCCTCGGGAGCCTGAACGACCACCACCTTCATGGCAGCTGCACCGTGTGTGGGAAGAGGACCGACGCCTTGAAGCCTTTGGATCGGGAGGACGCCGACCTATTCTGCCGGCATTGTATCGAACTGGTAGATGCCGGTAAGGCTCTGGGCTCCTCGGAGAGTCGTTACCTCTACATGGCTTGA
- a CDS encoding putative CRISPR-associated protein, protein MLKEYFESKNWSLLTKEMLKLDPTLRVCGAEINTIEESKKKGFITLEKLYFLVSDTEYGKGTGEFLKKYYSARTDLDLKMLDYFVVEDLQDKNSEDFKIKGLRNLVREASKLIRQSGGPRYAAINATGGYKAQIAVAVILGQVLSIPVLYQHEKFPQIIDFPPLPVSFDYDLLGENAHLLARFENGKTLESGELGEVDEKLRVLLEEVDVSGSRLFGLGAVGQIFIEGFRIRNPKPPNLVDAGERKSEPSFRKDHYPEGFEDFVRKVCKEVGWIVTAWSLPYDKQKSIRGIGFSVKEIDGEKRLVGHYEDRNNFGARFQLSLTDESATALTWAAVTLNDKYA, encoded by the coding sequence TGACAAAAGAAATGCTCAAACTTGACCCTACTCTGCGGGTATGCGGGGCAGAGATCAACACCATCGAGGAATCCAAGAAAAAGGGTTTTATTACGCTAGAAAAGTTGTATTTCCTGGTCTCCGATACCGAGTACGGCAAAGGCACCGGCGAATTCCTGAAAAAATACTATTCGGCAAGGACGGACCTGGATCTAAAGATGCTGGATTATTTTGTCGTGGAAGACCTCCAGGACAAAAACTCTGAAGACTTCAAGATCAAGGGTCTGCGTAACCTGGTACGGGAGGCCTCAAAGCTCATACGGCAATCGGGGGGGCCCCGGTATGCAGCCATCAACGCCACCGGTGGTTACAAGGCCCAGATCGCCGTCGCGGTAATCCTCGGTCAGGTCCTTTCGATCCCCGTCCTCTACCAGCACGAAAAGTTCCCCCAGATCATTGACTTTCCACCCTTGCCCGTTTCTTTCGATTATGACCTGCTGGGAGAGAATGCCCACCTGCTTGCCCGGTTCGAAAACGGAAAAACTCTGGAATCGGGCGAACTGGGCGAAGTGGACGAGAAACTAAGGGTTCTCCTCGAGGAGGTTGATGTCAGCGGCTCCAGATTATTCGGACTCGGCGCGGTGGGGCAGATCTTCATTGAAGGTTTCCGCATCAGGAATCCCAAACCGCCTAACCTGGTGGATGCCGGCGAGAGGAAAAGCGAACCCTCTTTTCGAAAAGACCACTACCCCGAGGGGTTTGAAGATTTTGTCAGGAAGGTCTGTAAGGAAGTAGGCTGGATAGTCACGGCCTGGTCGCTCCCTTACGACAAGCAGAAATCCATCAGGGGCATTGGTTTTTCGGTTAAGGAGATCGACGGCGAGAAAAGATTGGTCGGACATTACGAAGATCGTAACAATTTTGGGGCCAGGTTCCAGCTGAGCCTCACCGATGAATCCGCCACGGCGCTGACGTGGGCCGCAGTGACGTTGAACGACAAGTATGCGTAG